GCGGAGGCGATGATGGCGGCGGAGCTGCGGCTGGGCGTGGACACGGGGGGAACCTTCACCGATCTGATCGCGATTGCGGGCGGCCGGGTGCGCGTCCACAAGGTGCTCTCGACGCCGGAGAATCCGGCCCGCGCCATCCTCCGGGGAATCGCCGATCTTTTGGGGAGCGGCGCCCCGGTTTTCGATCTCGTCCACGGCTCGACGGTGGCGACGAACGCCCTGCTCACGCGGAGCGGGGAGAAGACCGCCCTCGTGACGACGGCGGGCTTCGAGGATGTCATCGAGATCGGCCGCCAGACCCGGAAGGAACTCTACGATCTGGCCTATCGAAGACCCCTCCCGCTCGTTCCGCGGCGGCTGCGCTTCGGGGCGGTCGAGCGGTGTGATGAGCGGGGCGCGGTGATCGAGCCGCTGCAAAAAGCCGAGGTGCGCCGCCTCGCGGGCCGGCTCCGCAAGGCGGGTGTAAAGTCGGTGGCCATCTGTTTCCTGCACGCCTATGCGAACCCGGTCCACGAGGATCTGGTGGCCGAGGCGCTCCGAAAGAGCGGGGTTTTTGTCTCGGTTTCGAGCCGGGTTTTGCCCGAATACCGCGAGTTTGAGCGGACGAGCACGACCTGCGTCAACGCCTACGTCTCCCCTCTCATGACCCGCTATCTCGGGGAGCTGGAGCGGAAATCGGGCGCCCGGCGCCTGCGGGTGATGCAGAGCAACGGCGGGGTGATCTCGGCGGGCACGGCGGCGGCGGAAGCGGTGCGCACGATTCTCTCGGGGCCCGCGGGCGGGGTGGTCGGCGCCTTCGAGGTGGCGCGGCGGGCGGGCTTCGAGAACCTGATCACCTTCGACATGGGCGGGACGAGCACGGACGTCTCCCTCCTGAAGGGACGGATCGGCTTCACCGCCGAAACCGAAGTGGCGGGCTGCCCGATTCGCGTTCCAGTGATCGACATTCACACGGTGGGGGCGGG
The nucleotide sequence above comes from bacterium. Encoded proteins:
- a CDS encoding hydantoinase/oxoprolinase family protein; its protein translation is MAAELRLGVDTGGTFTDLIAIAGGRVRVHKVLSTPENPARAILRGIADLLGSGAPVFDLVHGSTVATNALLTRSGEKTALVTTAGFEDVIEIGRQTRKELYDLAYRRPLPLVPRRLRFGAVERCDERGAVIEPLQKAEVRRLAGRLRKAGVKSVAICFLHAYANPVHEDLVAEALRKSGVFVSVSSRVLPEYREFERTSTTCVNAYVSPLMTRYLGELERKSGARRLRVMQSNGGVISAGTAAAEAVRTILSGPAGGVVGAFEVARRAGFENLITFDMGGTSTDVSLLKGRIGFTAETEVAGCPIRVPVIDIHTVGAG